One part of the Chryseobacterium mulctrae genome encodes these proteins:
- a CDS encoding alpha/beta fold hydrolase produces the protein MKSLQKSGYLSENITDQTQLFYTLFYPEEIPVKATLQIVHGMQEHSGRYSEIAEYFADRGFAVLTYDHLGHGKSVKEKKDIGFFQRNNPDERLITDAEKMSKFLMEQYSDVPHFILGHSMGSFITRCLLQKMSSQFSGAIITGTGGPLTGINLVKTYFSLANKLAPQKRTFFNNIFNIVNNKQFKKDKDFSNTSWLSLNRVNRNAFSKDELCGIPFTNNAFYALFSIYKKATARNWAQTIPKSFPFLFVSGQNDPIGDFGKGVTKTVDNLKLDGFKNVDMKIYPEMRHEILNEEIRENVLNDIHQWILKLLK, from the coding sequence ATGAAATCACTACAAAAATCAGGATACTTATCTGAAAACATCACCGATCAAACCCAACTCTTTTACACTTTGTTTTATCCTGAAGAAATTCCTGTAAAAGCAACCTTACAAATCGTTCATGGGATGCAGGAACACAGTGGAAGATATTCAGAAATTGCAGAATATTTTGCCGATCGAGGATTTGCGGTGTTGACTTATGACCATTTAGGACACGGAAAATCGGTAAAAGAAAAGAAAGATATTGGATTTTTTCAACGTAATAATCCGGATGAAAGATTGATTACAGATGCCGAAAAGATGAGCAAATTTCTGATGGAGCAATATTCTGATGTTCCGCATTTCATTTTAGGACATTCAATGGGTTCTTTTATCACGCGGTGCCTTCTTCAAAAAATGAGCAGTCAGTTTTCAGGTGCTATTATTACAGGAACGGGCGGACCTTTAACAGGAATTAATCTGGTGAAAACCTATTTTTCTTTAGCTAATAAACTGGCTCCTCAAAAACGAACTTTTTTCAATAACATTTTTAATATTGTCAACAACAAACAATTTAAAAAAGATAAAGACTTTAGCAATACAAGTTGGCTCAGTCTGAATCGCGTCAATAGAAATGCATTTTCTAAGGATGAGCTTTGCGGAATTCCGTTCACCAACAATGCGTTTTATGCGTTATTCAGTATTTACAAAAAAGCAACGGCGAGAAATTGGGCACAAACTATTCCGAAGTCCTTCCCTTTTCTTTTTGTAAGCGGGCAAAATGACCCCATCGGAGATTTTGGAAAAGGTGTCACAAAGACCGTTGATAATTTAAAGCTCGACGGATTTAAAAATGTAGATATGAAAATATATCCTGAAATGCGTCATGAAATACTGAATGAAGAAATCAGAGAAAACGTGTTGAATGATATCCATCAATGGATTTTAAAACTTTTAAAATAA
- a CDS encoding adenylosuccinate synthase: MSTYVVVGLQYGDEGKGKITDVLSAKSDYVVRFQGGDNAGHTVYVGDEKFVLHLLPSGVLQCKGKCIIANGVVVNPKSFIKEVNQIESKNMRTDHIFISRRAHVIMPYHILLDTYREEEHGGTQIGTTKKGIGPCYEDKIARIGIRMVDLLNPEILRDKIEKNLKVKNSLFEKYYGKPTLDVEEIYNEYLEIGKQLQDRIVDTELELNEAIRDGKNVLFEGAQALMLDIDFGTYPYVTSSSPSTGGVCTGAGVPPTSLQNLIGVAKAYCTRVGNGPFPSELDNELGEKIRQIGGEFGATTGRPRRTGWLDLVSLKHACMINGINNLVITKLDVLTGIENLKIVTHYKTEDGKIIDYFTSSTEKLYNYEPIYQDLPGWNEDLTKVRSYDELPDTAQKYIEFIEKYLGINVYLVSVGPERSQNIIRKELF; encoded by the coding sequence ATGTCAACTTACGTAGTTGTAGGTCTTCAATATGGAGATGAAGGTAAAGGAAAAATAACGGATGTTTTATCGGCAAAATCAGACTATGTGGTGCGTTTCCAAGGGGGCGACAACGCTGGTCACACGGTTTATGTAGGCGATGAAAAGTTTGTTTTGCACCTTCTTCCATCGGGAGTTCTTCAGTGCAAAGGGAAGTGTATCATTGCCAATGGTGTAGTGGTAAATCCTAAATCTTTCATTAAGGAGGTGAATCAGATCGAAAGCAAAAACATGAGAACTGATCACATTTTCATCAGCAGAAGAGCGCATGTCATCATGCCTTACCACATTCTTTTGGATACTTACCGTGAGGAAGAGCACGGAGGAACGCAAATCGGGACTACTAAAAAAGGAATCGGACCATGTTATGAAGATAAGATTGCAAGAATCGGTATCAGAATGGTAGATCTTTTGAATCCTGAAATTTTAAGAGACAAAATTGAGAAAAACTTAAAAGTTAAAAACTCTCTTTTCGAAAAATATTACGGAAAGCCTACTTTGGATGTTGAAGAAATCTACAATGAATATTTAGAGATCGGAAAGCAGCTTCAAGACAGAATCGTAGATACTGAATTAGAATTAAATGAAGCCATCAGAGACGGTAAAAACGTATTGTTTGAAGGAGCACAAGCTTTGATGTTAGACATCGACTTCGGAACATATCCTTACGTTACTTCATCTTCTCCGTCAACAGGAGGAGTTTGTACAGGAGCGGGAGTTCCACCAACTTCACTTCAAAACTTAATCGGTGTTGCAAAAGCATACTGTACAAGAGTTGGAAACGGACCTTTCCCATCTGAATTAGATAACGAATTGGGTGAGAAAATCAGACAAATCGGAGGTGAATTCGGAGCGACTACAGGGAGACCAAGAAGAACAGGTTGGTTAGACCTTGTTTCTTTGAAGCACGCTTGTATGATCAACGGGATCAATAACTTGGTAATTACGAAATTAGACGTTCTTACAGGGATTGAAAACCTTAAGATCGTTACTCATTACAAAACTGAAGACGGAAAAATCATCGATTATTTTACTTCTTCAACAGAAAAATTATACAACTACGAACCAATCTACCAAGATTTACCGGGTTGGAACGAAGATTTAACGAAAGTAAGAAGCTACGACGAGCTTCCTGATACTGCGCAGAAATACATCGAATTTATCGAGAAGTATTTAGGAATCAACGTATATTTGGTTTCTGTAGGTCCTGAAAGAAGTCAGAACATCATCAGAAAAGAATTATTCTAA